DNA from Actinoplanes sp. SE50/110:
CGCCACGCCTGCTCGACCGCGTACGACAGCGGGTCCAGCACGGACGACTGGGTGCTGTCGGTCCCGTAGGAGAGGTTGAGGACCCGGATGTTCAGGCCGCTGTCGTGAGCGTGCTGGGCGACCCAGCCGATCGCCGCGATCACCTGGGACACGTCCGCCGAGCCGTCCGAGGCGGCGACCTTGAGGCTCACGATCCGGGCGTCGGGGGCCATGCCGGTGAACCCGGTGCTCGCCGAGTACTGGGCCGGGGTGCCGGCCGAGTCCCGGCCGGCGATGATCGAGGCCATGTGGGTGCCGTGCCCGAAGGTGTCACGGTAGCGGACATCGGCGTACTGCGACTCGAACGACAGGTCCGGTCCGTTCACCACGTTGCCGGAGGTCAGGCCGGGAACCGTGGCCACCCCGGAGTCGATCAGCGCGACGTCCACGCCCTTGCCGGTGTAGCCGGCCTTCCAGGCGTCGTTGACGTGCATGGTGTTCCGGACGAAGGACAGCGATCCCTCGTCTTTGGTCGCGTCGTAGCCGAGCGCCGGATCGACCGCCTTCAGGTGGCCGGTGCTGTTCGCGGTCACCGACCGTACGCCGGCCGTCGCCCGCAGGGTCGTCACCAGTGCCGGCGAGACCTGCGCGGTGAACCCGTCGACGATCGGCAGTTCCCGTTGCACCGTTCCGCCGGATCGCCGTACCAGTGCTTCGACGCCGGCGACGCGCGAGGCGTCCTGGAGCGAGACGATGACCTGCTCCGCGGCGACGGCGGGGGTTGTCGCCGCCGCGGCCGGTGCGGCACCGGTCAGGCAGCCGGCTCCGGCGGCGAGAACCACCGGCCCGATCGCCAGACCACGTCGCAGCGACCTCAATGCCCCAACCACATTTCCTCCTCGTCGCGAAGGCCGGTCGGGCCTTCCCGCCGGTGACCATCGGCAACCGGGCCGCAACCTGAAGAACTTCTCTCGGGTTCGTCGGCAGTTACGGTGATCTATGGCATAGGGACATACTCGACCTTCCCGGCAAATGACCGGTAAGCGCCTATCCGAGGTGTCGGCGACCGGCGGCTTGCTGTAAGACTGCATCGATTGATCTCACCGCCATCCCTCAGCGGACGGCGGGTCAACCGATAT
Protein-coding regions in this window:
- a CDS encoding S8 family serine peptidase; amino-acid sequence: MVGALRSLRRGLAIGPVVLAAGAGCLTGAAPAAAATTPAVAAEQVIVSLQDASRVAGVEALVRRSGGTVQRELPIVDGFTAQVSPALVTTLRATAGVRSVTANSTGHLKAVDPALGYDATKDEGSLSFVRNTMHVNDAWKAGYTGKGVDVALIDSGVATVPGLTSGNVVNGPDLSFESQYADVRYRDTFGHGTHMASIIAGRDSAGTPAQYSASTGFTGMAPDARIVSLKVAASDGSADVSQVIAAIGWVAQHAHDSGLNIRVLNLSYGTDSTQSSVLDPLSYAVEQAWRRGIVVVVSAGNDGTTREELADPASNPYVIAVGAEDPKNTAGAADDLIPAFAQRGTGTRHVDVVAPGVHILGLRVPNSYVDQNNPAGRVGTRFIRGSGTSQATAVVSGVAALLAQKYPAATPDQIKWLITAKANPFPLAKSIWQGTGLVDVHMSLGLNPASAPVQNFTATTGLGTLEGARGSGHVLIDGIPLTGEKDIFGQSWNVARTAWSGGTFNGTTWTGTGWDPSTAGWTAPSWTGSDWTGRSWAGRSWAGRSWADNGWDGRSWASNCWYGRSWASDGWADASWS